A window of Flavobacterium flavigenum contains these coding sequences:
- a CDS encoding Pycsar system effector family protein produces the protein MNLIEQSEDFVTNLLKDKLSALYSYHNFNHTFSVVNATKELCEKENVNPDDRELLLIAAWFHDTGYISGYENHENESIRIASKFLKEKNQTDEFIKKVGDLISATAKEYIPKNHLEKIIKDADFIHIISPEYISTCELLRLELKNTGIVDFSNLEWATENFNFLMTKHHFYTDYAQKNWQPLKEKNLVKIQKKINKQKIKKAATIEDEDKKKEKSEKTERGVDTLFRVTLGNHTRLSGIADSKANILLSVNAIIISIALSSIIPKLDSPKNAHLVIPTFIMLISSVITIVFAILSTRPKVTSGIFTREDVEAKKVNLMFFGNFYKMPLHEYDWAMNEMMKDRDYLYSTMIKDLYYLGLVLQRKYNLLRIAYNFFMTGIIITVIAFVIAFKSI, from the coding sequence ATGAACCTAATAGAACAGTCCGAAGATTTCGTTACTAATTTACTCAAAGATAAACTATCTGCTTTATATTCTTACCACAATTTTAACCATACATTTAGTGTGGTAAATGCAACTAAAGAACTTTGTGAAAAAGAAAATGTAAATCCTGATGACAGGGAATTACTTTTAATAGCAGCATGGTTTCACGATACCGGATATATTAGTGGATATGAAAACCATGAAAATGAAAGTATCAGGATTGCTTCTAAATTTTTAAAAGAAAAAAATCAAACAGATGAATTCATAAAAAAAGTAGGAGATTTGATTTCGGCTACAGCCAAAGAATATATTCCAAAAAATCATCTTGAAAAGATAATAAAGGACGCCGATTTTATCCATATTATTAGTCCCGAATATATTAGTACCTGCGAATTATTACGCCTTGAATTAAAAAACACAGGTATTGTAGATTTTTCAAATCTGGAGTGGGCGACAGAAAACTTCAATTTTTTAATGACAAAACATCACTTTTATACAGATTATGCTCAAAAAAACTGGCAGCCTTTGAAAGAAAAAAACTTAGTCAAAATTCAGAAAAAAATAAATAAGCAGAAAATCAAAAAAGCGGCTACAATTGAAGATGAAGACAAAAAAAAGGAAAAATCAGAAAAAACAGAGCGTGGTGTTGATACCTTATTTCGTGTCACTTTAGGAAACCATACTCGTTTAAGCGGGATTGCAGACAGCAAAGCCAATATTTTATTATCTGTAAATGCTATTATTATTTCAATTGCGCTTTCTTCTATCATTCCAAAATTAGACAGTCCAAAAAATGCCCACCTGGTAATCCCTACTTTTATAATGCTGATTTCCAGTGTGATTACCATTGTTTTCGCCATTCTATCTACCAGACCTAAAGTAACTTCGGGTATTTTTACACGCGAAGATGTTGAAGCAAAAAAAGTGAATTTGATGTTTTTTGGTAATTTTTATAAAATGCCTTTACATGAATATGACTGGGCCATGAACGAAATGATGAAAGACCGTGATTATTTATACTCTACAATGATAAAAGATTTATATTATTTAGGTTTAGTTTTGCAAAGAAAATATAACCTGCTCCGGATTGCTTATAACTTTTTCATGACTGGAATCATCATTACGGTAATTGCATTTGTAATCGCTTTTAAAAGCATTTAA
- a CDS encoding ABC transporter ATP-binding protein, which yields METILTIENLHKRYGRIQALKNISFEIQKGRVYGILGPNGSGKSTTLGIVLNVVNRTSGNYSWFGGKMQTHEALKKVGAIIERPNFYPYMTAEENLKLVCKIKGINYSKINEKLDLVGLTERKNSKFSTFSLGMKQRLAIASALLNDPEILILDEPTNGLDPQGIHQIRDIIKKIASQGTTILLASHLLDEVEKVCSHVVVLRKGEMLYSGSVDGMSSNEGFFEVQSEDNETLKAILNEHPAVDRIAEEEGKILVYLKSELSASELNKFLFSKDIALSHLVKRKNSLEAQFLELTKNANAQNN from the coding sequence TTGGAAACCATACTTACAATTGAAAATCTTCATAAAAGATATGGGCGGATTCAGGCCTTGAAAAATATATCTTTTGAAATACAAAAAGGACGCGTTTATGGTATTTTAGGACCAAACGGAAGCGGAAAATCAACCACTTTAGGAATTGTCCTGAATGTTGTAAACCGAACATCAGGGAATTATAGCTGGTTTGGTGGTAAAATGCAAACCCATGAAGCTTTAAAAAAAGTAGGTGCAATAATAGAGCGCCCTAATTTTTATCCTTACATGACCGCCGAAGAAAATCTGAAGCTGGTTTGTAAAATAAAAGGTATTAACTATTCTAAAATAAATGAAAAGCTTGATTTAGTAGGTTTAACAGAAAGGAAAAATAGCAAATTCAGTACTTTTTCTTTAGGAATGAAGCAGCGTCTGGCTATTGCTTCGGCACTTTTAAATGATCCTGAAATTTTAATTTTGGATGAACCTACAAATGGTTTAGATCCTCAGGGAATTCATCAGATTCGTGATATTATTAAAAAAATTGCTTCACAGGGAACGACTATTCTGCTGGCTTCACATTTATTGGACGAAGTTGAAAAAGTGTGTTCGCACGTAGTGGTTTTGCGAAAAGGGGAGATGCTGTATTCTGGCTCTGTTGACGGGATGTCTTCAAATGAAGGTTTCTTTGAGGTCCAGTCTGAGGACAATGAAACTTTGAAAGCTATTTTGAATGAACATCCTGCAGTTGACAGAATTGCTGAAGAAGAAGGAAAAATTTTGGTTTATTTGAAATCTGAATTGTCAGCTTCGGAACTCAATAAATTTTTATTCTCAAAAGATATTGCCCTAAGCCATTTAGTGAAGCGCAAAAATAGTTTAGAAGCCCAGTTTTTAGAATTAACCAAAAATGCCAACGCTCAAAATAACTAA
- a CDS encoding metallophosphoesterase produces MKLFLDNHFVVRIKSQIVPFLLLSLIYSCATHHAQYGKKVSANENENATDTIKIAHTFYLVGDAGNADEEKSQQTLELLHNKLKKSSKRATLLFLGDNIYPKGFPDSKKEAEVKPAQTKLTNQLKLTKGFKGKTIFIPGNHDWYNGTKGLELQADFVTKYLNDKKAFLPRKNCPIEEVKMDSITSLVTIDSQWFLEDWNDHPTINDNCDIKTREDFFDELENILNKNQEKTIVLAMHHPLMSNGTHGGQFSLEKQLFPLENKIPLPVIGSMINLIRKTSGISPQDLQNKQYTILSKRIKALIQGQKNIIVVSGHDHNLQFINNENINQIISGAGSKSEAARAINPNDFSYGGNGYAVLTLFKSGDAKVNFYGNENNKEKMLFEREIIKAKEFNWIKKASNDFPKTVSSSIYTEEMTRKSAVHKFLFGNHYRQYYSLPIEAQTATLDTLKGGLKPVREGGGHQSISLRVVDSKKREYVMRALKKSATQFLQSVAFKDQYVETDFQDTYAEDFLLDFYTTAHPYTPFSIGNMADKLGLAHSNPVLYYIPKQNALKEFNSNFGDALYMIEERAADNQKDTRSFGKPNDIISTEDMMKNLHKDEKYSVDEKDYMKARLFDMLIGDWDRHQDQWRWGEYKEGDKIVYRPIPRDRDQAFTKYDGTLLSLLMNIPALRHMRSFKDKIDNVKWLNREPYPLDLAFVRVADKSDWIAQAKYIQDHLSDADIDNAFKNLPKEVQDETIEDIKRKLKSRKKELQKYAAVYSDVLSRTVMIAGTDKKDKFVLNHVSKNNIELKVYRLKKEGEELLYTKVYNDKLTKNLWIYGLDDDDVYEVKGKYNSRILIRLIGGQNNDLYAVDNGKRLKIYDFKSKNNTYNLDKKAQKVLTDDYDVNLYNFEKPKYNVVAGLPTAGFNPDDGVKIGINLNYTVNNFKQNPYTQRHVLNSFYYFATGGFELDYTSHFPGLLGNWIIDVEAKYTTPNFAINYFGYGNETVNEDKDLGMDFNRVRIQKIRVAPAVRHVGRYGSELSFQSVFEKMKVDDTEGRFIDVPGVVNPHVFDGQQFAGATIKYSFKNADFASKPSLGMGFMISGSWLTNLDNSKQNFPTVESSLSFVHKIDSHGKLVFATLFKTKAILNNNYEFYQGVTLGGDKDLRGYRTERFLGNTSYSQSTDLRLSLGKIRKTIAPLTYGILAGFDYGRIWLDGEDSKKWHNDFGGGIWLNGVNLITARVSYFKSPDERGRVVVGAAYSF; encoded by the coding sequence ATGAAATTGTTTCTGGATAATCATTTTGTTGTAAGGATTAAAAGCCAAATTGTTCCATTTTTACTTTTGTCTTTAATCTATTCGTGTGCAACGCATCATGCTCAGTATGGAAAAAAGGTAAGCGCCAACGAAAACGAAAACGCAACAGATACCATAAAAATTGCACACACTTTTTATTTAGTTGGTGATGCTGGAAATGCAGATGAAGAAAAATCGCAGCAAACACTGGAATTGCTGCATAATAAATTGAAGAAATCCAGTAAAAGAGCTACGTTATTATTTTTAGGAGATAATATTTATCCTAAAGGTTTTCCGGACAGCAAAAAAGAAGCCGAAGTAAAACCTGCACAAACCAAACTGACCAATCAGCTCAAACTTACTAAAGGTTTTAAAGGAAAAACCATTTTTATTCCTGGAAATCACGATTGGTATAATGGTACAAAAGGGCTAGAGCTTCAGGCTGATTTTGTAACGAAATATCTCAATGATAAAAAAGCTTTCTTACCAAGAAAAAATTGCCCAATTGAAGAGGTAAAAATGGATAGCATTACTTCTTTAGTTACCATTGACAGCCAGTGGTTTTTAGAAGACTGGAACGACCATCCGACTATAAATGATAATTGCGATATTAAAACCAGGGAAGACTTTTTTGATGAGCTTGAAAATATTTTGAATAAAAACCAGGAAAAGACAATAGTTCTGGCGATGCATCATCCTTTAATGAGTAATGGTACACATGGCGGACAGTTTTCATTAGAGAAACAATTGTTTCCTTTAGAGAATAAAATTCCGCTTCCGGTTATTGGTTCTATGATTAATTTAATTAGAAAAACATCAGGAATTAGTCCGCAGGATCTTCAGAATAAGCAATACACCATTCTTTCGAAAAGAATAAAAGCACTTATTCAGGGGCAAAAAAATATCATTGTAGTTTCGGGGCATGATCACAACCTGCAGTTCATCAATAATGAGAATATCAATCAGATTATTAGCGGGGCAGGTTCGAAATCAGAAGCAGCAAGAGCAATAAATCCAAACGATTTCTCTTATGGAGGGAATGGTTATGCAGTATTGACATTGTTTAAAAGCGGGGATGCAAAAGTAAACTTCTATGGCAATGAAAATAATAAAGAAAAAATGCTTTTTGAACGTGAAATTATAAAAGCAAAAGAATTTAACTGGATCAAAAAAGCCTCTAATGATTTTCCTAAAACAGTTTCTTCTTCAATTTATACTGAAGAGATGACCAGAAAAAGTGCAGTGCATAAATTTCTTTTTGGAAATCATTATCGTCAATATTACAGTCTTCCAATAGAAGCTCAAACTGCAACCCTGGATACACTGAAAGGAGGCTTGAAACCGGTAAGAGAAGGAGGCGGACATCAATCAATATCATTAAGAGTCGTGGATTCTAAGAAAAGAGAATACGTTATGCGTGCCTTAAAAAAGAGCGCCACACAGTTTCTTCAATCTGTTGCTTTTAAGGATCAGTATGTCGAAACAGATTTTCAGGATACGTATGCGGAGGATTTTTTGCTTGACTTTTATACTACGGCACATCCTTACACACCTTTTTCAATTGGAAATATGGCTGATAAATTAGGATTAGCACATTCTAATCCGGTTTTGTATTATATTCCGAAGCAAAATGCCTTAAAAGAGTTTAATTCAAATTTTGGTGATGCATTATACATGATCGAAGAAAGGGCAGCAGATAATCAAAAAGATACACGAAGTTTTGGAAAACCAAATGATATTATCAGCACAGAGGATATGATGAAAAATCTTCATAAGGATGAAAAATACAGTGTTGATGAAAAAGATTACATGAAAGCACGATTGTTTGATATGCTTATTGGCGATTGGGACAGGCATCAGGATCAATGGCGCTGGGGAGAATATAAAGAAGGAGATAAAATTGTATATAGACCTATTCCTCGAGATCGTGACCAAGCTTTTACAAAATATGATGGTACCTTACTTTCTTTATTAATGAATATTCCCGCATTGCGGCACATGCGAAGCTTTAAAGATAAAATTGATAATGTAAAATGGCTTAATAGGGAACCTTATCCGTTAGATTTGGCTTTTGTCAGAGTAGCCGATAAAAGCGACTGGATTGCACAGGCAAAGTATATTCAGGACCATCTTTCGGATGCTGATATTGATAATGCTTTTAAAAACCTGCCAAAAGAAGTACAGGATGAAACTATTGAAGATATAAAACGAAAATTGAAAAGCAGAAAAAAAGAGCTTCAAAAATATGCTGCAGTCTATTCTGATGTCCTTTCACGAACAGTAATGATAGCAGGAACAGACAAAAAAGATAAGTTTGTTCTAAATCATGTTTCTAAAAATAACATCGAACTAAAAGTGTATCGCCTTAAAAAAGAGGGTGAAGAACTGCTTTATACCAAAGTTTATAACGATAAATTGACTAAAAATCTTTGGATTTACGGTTTAGATGATGATGATGTTTATGAAGTAAAGGGAAAATATAACTCAAGAATTTTAATTCGTTTAATTGGAGGACAAAACAATGATTTATATGCTGTTGATAATGGGAAAAGATTAAAGATTTATGATTTTAAATCAAAAAACAATACTTATAATCTTGATAAAAAAGCACAAAAAGTACTTACAGATGATTACGATGTGAATTTGTATAATTTTGAAAAACCGAAGTATAATGTTGTTGCAGGTTTACCAACAGCCGGTTTTAATCCTGACGATGGTGTGAAAATAGGAATCAATCTTAATTATACAGTTAATAATTTTAAACAAAATCCTTATACACAAAGGCATGTTTTAAATAGTTTCTATTATTTTGCTACAGGTGGCTTTGAGTTGGATTATACCTCTCATTTCCCTGGATTATTGGGAAATTGGATTATTGACGTTGAAGCAAAATATACTACGCCAAATTTTGCAATCAATTATTTTGGATATGGAAATGAAACAGTAAATGAGGATAAGGATTTAGGAATGGACTTCAATCGTGTTCGTATTCAAAAAATAAGAGTGGCACCTGCTGTAAGACACGTTGGCCGTTATGGAAGTGAATTGAGTTTTCAATCTGTTTTTGAAAAAATGAAAGTTGATGATACAGAAGGACGTTTTATTGACGTGCCTGGTGTTGTAAATCCTCATGTTTTTGACGGACAGCAATTTGCAGGGGCAACCATAAAATATAGTTTTAAAAATGCTGATTTTGCTTCAAAACCTTCGTTAGGAATGGGTTTTATGATTTCAGGCAGCTGGCTGACAAATCTGGATAACTCTAAACAGAACTTCCCTACTGTCGAAAGTAGTTTAAGCTTTGTACATAAAATCGATTCGCATGGCAAATTAGTTTTTGCAACTTTGTTTAAGACAAAAGCAATTTTAAATAATAACTACGAATTTTATCAGGGTGTCACTCTAGGCGGAGACAAAGATTTACGCGGTTACAGAACAGAAAGATTTTTAGGAAATACGTCTTATTCACAAAGTACGGATTTGCGCCTAAGTCTTGGAAAAATTCGAAAAACAATCGCTCCCCTGACTTATGGAATTTTAGCGGGGTTTGATTATGGTCGTATTTGGCTCGATGGCGAAGATTCAAAAAAATGGCATAATGATTTTGGAGGCGGAATCTGGCTTAACGGCGTAAATCTAATTACAGCCAGGGTTTCGTATTTCAAATCACCAGATGAAAGAGGAAGAGTTGTTGTAGGAGCGGCTTATAGTTTTTAG
- the typA gene encoding translational GTPase TypA: protein MESIRNIAIIAHVDHGKTTLVDKIMYHCQLFRENENTGDLILDNNDLERERGITITSKNVSVQYKGTKINIIDTPGHADFGGEVERVLNMADGVCLLVDAFEGPMPQTRFVLQKAIDLGLKPCVVINKVDKENCTPEEVHEKVFDLMFELGAEEWQLDFPTVYGSAKNNWMSDHWENVTDNVEALLDMVVENVPAPKVSEGNPQMLITSLDFSAFTGRIAIGRLERGVLKEGMPISLVKRDGTVTKSRIKELHTFEGLGRKKVTEVIAGDICAVVGVEGFEIGDTISDHENPEGLASIAIDEPTMSMLFTINDSPFFGKEGKFVTSRHIRERLTKELEKNLAMKLGETDSADKFMVFGRGVLHLSVLIETMRREGYELQIGQPQVIIKEIDGKKCEPIEELTIDLPENLSGRAVEFVTMRKGEMLSMETKGERMIVKFNIPSRGIIGLRNQLLTATAGEAIMAHRFIGYEPYKGEIAGRNKGSLISMEKGKAIPYSIDKLQDRGKFFVEPNAEIYEGQVIGENSRSDDMCVNVTKEKKQSNVRSSGADEKARIIPPIIFSLEEALEYIQKDEYVEVTPKSIRLRKIYLTETDRKRFKI from the coding sequence ATGGAATCTATTAGAAACATTGCAATTATTGCCCACGTCGATCACGGTAAAACCACTTTGGTTGATAAAATTATGTATCACTGTCAGTTATTTCGTGAAAACGAAAACACAGGTGATTTAATTCTTGATAATAACGATTTAGAGCGTGAGAGAGGTATTACTATTACTTCTAAAAACGTTTCTGTTCAATATAAAGGAACAAAAATCAATATTATTGATACTCCAGGCCACGCCGATTTTGGAGGTGAAGTAGAGCGTGTATTGAACATGGCCGATGGTGTATGTTTGCTAGTGGATGCTTTTGAAGGTCCAATGCCACAAACTCGTTTTGTATTACAAAAAGCTATTGACTTAGGTCTTAAGCCTTGTGTAGTTATCAATAAAGTTGATAAAGAAAACTGTACTCCGGAAGAAGTTCACGAAAAAGTTTTTGACTTAATGTTTGAATTAGGTGCTGAAGAATGGCAGTTGGATTTCCCAACAGTTTATGGTTCTGCAAAAAACAACTGGATGTCAGATCATTGGGAAAACGTAACTGATAATGTTGAAGCATTATTGGATATGGTTGTTGAAAATGTACCAGCTCCTAAAGTTTCTGAAGGAAATCCACAAATGTTAATTACTTCTTTGGATTTCTCTGCATTTACTGGTCGTATTGCTATCGGTCGTTTAGAAAGAGGTGTTTTGAAAGAAGGAATGCCAATATCTTTAGTAAAAAGAGACGGTACTGTAACAAAATCAAGAATTAAAGAATTACATACTTTTGAAGGTCTTGGACGTAAAAAAGTTACAGAAGTAATTGCTGGTGATATTTGTGCTGTTGTTGGTGTTGAAGGTTTCGAAATTGGTGATACTATCTCTGATCACGAAAATCCAGAAGGATTAGCATCTATTGCTATTGATGAGCCTACAATGAGTATGTTGTTTACTATTAATGACTCTCCTTTCTTTGGTAAAGAAGGTAAATTCGTAACTTCTCGTCATATTAGAGAGCGTTTAACAAAAGAATTAGAGAAAAACTTAGCTATGAAGTTAGGTGAAACTGATTCTGCTGATAAATTCATGGTTTTTGGTCGTGGTGTACTTCACTTATCTGTTCTTATTGAAACAATGAGAAGAGAAGGGTATGAATTACAAATCGGACAGCCACAGGTTATCATCAAAGAAATTGATGGTAAAAAGTGTGAGCCAATTGAGGAATTAACAATCGATTTACCGGAAAACCTTTCAGGTAGAGCAGTTGAGTTTGTTACTATGCGTAAAGGAGAAATGCTGAGCATGGAAACTAAAGGGGAACGTATGATTGTAAAATTCAATATTCCATCACGTGGAATTATTGGATTGCGTAACCAATTACTTACTGCAACAGCAGGTGAAGCTATTATGGCACACCGTTTTATTGGATATGAGCCTTACAAAGGAGAAATTGCCGGACGTAACAAAGGTTCATTAATTTCTATGGAAAAAGGAAAAGCTATTCCATATTCTATCGATAAATTACAAGACCGTGGTAAGTTTTTCGTTGAACCAAATGCTGAAATCTACGAAGGTCAGGTAATTGGAGAAAACTCTCGTAGTGATGATATGTGTGTAAACGTAACTAAAGAGAAAAAACAATCTAACGTTCGTTCTTCAGGAGCTGATGAAAAAGCGAGAATTATTCCTCCAATCATTTTCTCTTTAGAAGAAGCTTTAGAATATATTCAAAAGGATGAATATGTAGAAGTTACTCCAAAATCTATCCGTTTGAGAAAGATTTATTTAACTGAAACCGACAGAAAAAGATTTAAAATCTAA
- a CDS encoding ABC transporter permease, translated as MNRLISIEFQKIWKNKASKVLTLTYFILLSFIALIASIKFDLGIFRFHLAEMGIFNFPFIWHFNTYVAAWLKFFLAIVIVSMMANEYSYGTLKQNLIDGLSKKEFVLSKFFTVVVFAFCSTIFVFVMSLILGLCFSSYTEFGIIFTDLDYLLAFFIKLTGFFSFCLFLGIFVKRSAFALGFLLVWSILEGIAKGILVFKIFPDSSIGYTIMKFFPLEAMSNLIIEPFTRLSVIKNIGNQMGVDNVKDYSVDYFSVLIVLVWTFLFVYFSYKLLKKRDL; from the coding sequence ATGAACAGACTTATTTCAATAGAGTTCCAAAAAATCTGGAAAAACAAAGCCAGTAAAGTATTGACACTAACATATTTCATTTTACTTTCATTTATAGCTTTAATTGCATCGATAAAATTTGATTTGGGAATTTTTAGATTTCACTTAGCAGAAATGGGAATTTTTAATTTTCCTTTTATTTGGCATTTTAATACATATGTAGCCGCATGGCTGAAATTTTTTCTGGCTATTGTAATAGTGTCTATGATGGCTAACGAATATAGTTATGGTACTTTAAAGCAAAATTTGATTGATGGGCTTAGCAAAAAAGAATTTGTGTTGTCTAAATTCTTTACAGTTGTTGTTTTCGCATTTTGCTCTACAATATTCGTTTTCGTAATGAGTCTTATTTTGGGACTTTGTTTTTCATCTTATACTGAATTTGGAATTATTTTTACTGATTTAGATTATCTTCTGGCTTTTTTTATAAAGTTGACGGGTTTCTTTTCTTTTTGTTTGTTTTTAGGAATTTTCGTAAAACGATCTGCTTTTGCATTGGGTTTTCTTTTGGTTTGGAGCATATTGGAAGGAATCGCGAAAGGTATTTTAGTATTTAAAATATTCCCCGACAGCTCTATTGGATATACTATTATGAAGTTTTTTCCATTAGAAGCCATGTCAAATTTAATTATTGAACCATTTACAAGATTGTCAGTAATTAAAAATATTGGCAATCAAATGGGAGTTGATAATGTGAAGGATTATAGTGTTGACTATTTCTCTGTTTTAATTGTCCTGGTCTGGACATTTTTGTTTGTTTACTTTTCATACAAACTTTTGAAAAAAAGGGATTTGTAA
- a CDS encoding PAS domain-containing sensor histidine kinase: MKSKPKQITLIFIIISLFMAVLCHKLLVCYALKAEFFYLSFVKDIVYIFFTGVVFNYILAKNENRNISILKKMQLTNEEIKESNEKYDIVAKATSDTIWDWRIQEDYITWNKGIETVFGYKHEDVGVTSKWWFDKIHPEDSIRMSVKLYSFIEQKTEKWQDQYRFRCADGNYKYVLDRGFLLKDENGKAIRMIGAIQDITKQKEEEQRLKLLETVIIQSKDSILITEANSTDGKIPRIVYVNPAFSKMSGYESDEILGQSPNVFKGPNSDSEALKKVLKAIKEEKECLIETISYSKDKQEYWVRFSMIPIFNSEGVLSHWISIQQDITEERKLETEKEHLIRELTQNNKDLKQFSYITSHNLRAPLSNLMGLLNLIEYIPIDNPELQEILNGFYKSTYLLNETINDLVKVIIIKDNPSMQKEMVSLSEVFENVFGQLSFQIETHKPIIKLKLDKVPLLNTNKAYIESILLNLLTNSIKYKSENRKLKISITAEQVGQTVFLTFTDNGIGIDLERNGDKVFGLYQRFHNYPDSKGLGLYLVKSQVETMGGTITVESEVNKGTSFIITFKN; the protein is encoded by the coding sequence ATGAAAAGTAAACCTAAACAAATTACGCTGATATTTATTATCATTTCGTTATTTATGGCTGTATTGTGTCATAAATTGTTGGTTTGCTACGCTTTAAAAGCTGAATTCTTTTATCTTAGCTTTGTCAAAGACATCGTTTATATATTTTTTACCGGAGTTGTTTTCAATTACATTTTAGCTAAAAATGAAAACAGAAATATCTCTATTTTAAAGAAAATGCAGCTTACCAATGAAGAGATCAAAGAGTCTAATGAAAAGTACGATATTGTTGCAAAAGCTACCAGTGATACAATATGGGACTGGAGAATTCAGGAAGATTATATTACATGGAATAAAGGAATAGAAACTGTTTTTGGATATAAACACGAAGATGTAGGTGTGACCTCGAAATGGTGGTTCGATAAAATTCATCCGGAAGACAGTATCAGGATGTCTGTTAAATTATACTCTTTTATTGAACAGAAAACTGAAAAGTGGCAGGATCAATACCGCTTCAGGTGTGCAGACGGAAACTATAAATATGTTTTGGACAGAGGCTTTCTTTTAAAGGATGAAAATGGCAAGGCTATCAGGATGATAGGGGCTATTCAGGATATTACAAAACAAAAAGAAGAGGAACAGCGGCTTAAACTTTTAGAAACCGTAATTATTCAGTCTAAAGATTCTATTTTGATTACCGAAGCAAATTCTACTGATGGTAAAATTCCGAGAATTGTTTACGTAAACCCTGCTTTTTCTAAAATGTCCGGCTACGAATCCGATGAAATCCTGGGGCAGTCGCCAAATGTTTTTAAAGGGCCAAATTCAGATTCTGAAGCATTAAAAAAAGTATTAAAAGCTATAAAGGAAGAAAAGGAATGTCTAATTGAAACCATAAGTTACAGCAAAGATAAACAGGAGTATTGGGTTCGTTTTTCTATGATTCCAATTTTTAATTCAGAGGGTGTTTTGTCCCATTGGATATCGATTCAGCAGGATATTACAGAAGAAAGAAAACTGGAAACCGAAAAAGAGCATTTAATTCGCGAATTAACTCAGAATAATAAGGATTTAAAGCAGTTTTCGTATATAACTTCGCATAACCTTAGGGCTCCGTTGTCTAATTTAATGGGATTGTTGAATCTGATTGAATATATACCTATCGATAATCCTGAGTTACAGGAAATTCTTAATGGTTTTTATAAGTCAACGTATCTTTTAAATGAAACAATTAATGATTTGGTAAAGGTGATCATTATAAAAGATAATCCTTCGATGCAGAAAGAAATGGTTTCTTTGTCTGAGGTTTTTGAAAATGTATTTGGTCAGTTGTCTTTTCAAATAGAGACACATAAGCCTATAATAAAACTTAAGCTGGATAAAGTTCCATTACTTAATACTAATAAGGCTTATATTGAAAGTATATTATTAAATTTGTTAACGAATTCGATCAAATACAAATCTGAGAATAGAAAGTTAAAAATTTCAATAACCGCTGAACAAGTTGGTCAGACAGTTTTTTTGACTTTTACTGATAATGGAATCGGTATTGATTTAGAAAGAAATGGTGATAAAGTTTTCGGATTATACCAAAGATTTCATAATTATCCCGATAGCAAAGGCCTTGGTTTGTATCTTGTTAAATCGCAGGTTGAAACTATGGGAGGAACAATTACTGTTGAAAGTGAGGTCAACAAAGGAACCTCATTTATCATAACATTTAAAAATTAA